Sequence from the Deltaproteobacteria bacterium genome:
AGGCGCCGGTCGAACATCATGATCTGACTCCTTCCTAAGTCGAGCGTCCTTTATTATATGGGTGCCGTCTATCCGTTTGCCGATTTCGCATCCGTCTCTTCGGCATGATCGACAAGCGCATCCTCCCCCAGATTGTCCAGGTAGAACTGAATAACCGCCCTGGCGATGGGCGCCGCCGCCGACGATCCATGCTCGCCGTGCTCCACGATGACGGCCACGGCTATGCGGGGCGCTTCTGACGGCGCATAAGCCACGAACCATGCGTGATCCTTAAAGCGGTGCGCGTCCTCGACTTCGGCCTTCGAACCGTCTTCCCTGCCTTCATCTCTGGCCACGACCTGAGCGGTTCCGGTCTTCCCGCTCATTTCAAAGCCCTTCAGGCGGCTACCCCGGGCGGTTCCCCTTTTGCCGTTGACCGCCCCCCACAACCCATGCCGGACGATGGCAAGGGTTTCGGGCTTGATATTGATGCGGTTGGTCACATGGGGCTCCCCGCTCTCCAGCACATTCCCGTCCGCCGTTTCTATGGCGCTGACGATAAGCGGGCGATACAGGGTTCCACCGTTGGCGATTGCGGCGATCAGGGTGGACATCTGCAGGGGCGTTACCAGGTCGAACCCCTGCCCGATGGCAATCGGCAGCGTCTCCCCTCTCTGCCATGGTTCGCCGAAGCGCTTGCGCTTCCATTCCGACGTGGGGATCAACCCCCTGGCCTCGTTGTCCAGCTTTATCTTCGTACGCGACCCCAGGCCGAGCGCCCTGGCATATTCGGCCAGCTTGTCAACGCCTACGGCTTCGCCCACCTGGTAGAAAAAAACGTCGCATGACTCGGAGATGGCCCTGTAGATGTCGACCTCGCCATGTCCGCCCCGCCGCCAGCACCTGAAAACCCGGTTACCGAAAACATAGTGCCCGGGGCAATTGATGATGGTGTCCTTGTCGATTACGCCTTCTTCCAGGCCGGCGATGGCCGTGACGATTTTATAGGTCGATGCGGGCGGGTATTCCCCCTGCAGCACTTTGTTGGTCATGGGATGGTCCGGATTGGACAACAGGCTGTTCCACTCGTCGTGGGACAGGCCGCTGACGAAAGCATTCTGGTCAAAGGTCGGATTGCTGACCATGGCCAGAATTTGCCCGTTTTCCGGATTTATCGCCACGACAGCACCCACCTTGTCCCGCAGCAGCGATTCGGCCAGCTTCTGAAGCCTGGAATCGATGGTCAGGAAAAGATTCTTCCCGGGGCGGGCGTCCACGGTTTTCAGCACGCGCACCACCTGCCCCCGCACATTGACCTCCACCTGCCGGC
This genomic interval carries:
- the mrdA gene encoding penicillin-binding protein 2 encodes the protein MKHYLKTVNSDWFNQRTTGVVLCIAVAFSVLFVRVFYLQIIEGGDYRRLSQNNSIRLQSVDAPRGLIFDANRSPLVDNRPSFDLGIILKDAKPLDETVSKLADYMNIPVGEIKEKIKSTKGVPSYKPIFIKRDIGRNAMATVEVHRYDLPGVVINIRPVRHYINSMHASHLIGYLGEINADELESDEYKACRVGDYIGRFGVEKSYENQLRGERGGRQVEVNVRGQVVRVLKTVDARPGKNLFLTIDSRLQKLAESLLRDKVGAVVAINPENGQILAMVSNPTFDQNAFVSGLSHDEWNSLLSNPDHPMTNKVLQGEYPPASTYKIVTAIAGLEEGVIDKDTIINCPGHYVFGNRVFRCWRRGGHGEVDIYRAISESCDVFFYQVGEAVGVDKLAEYARALGLGSRTKIKLDNEARGLIPTSEWKRKRFGEPWQRGETLPIAIGQGFDLVTPLQMSTLIAAIANGGTLYRPLIVSAIETADGNVLESGEPHVTNRINIKPETLAIVRHGLWGAVNGKRGTARGSRLKGFEMSGKTGTAQVVARDEGREDGSKAEVEDAHRFKDHAWFVAYAPSEAPRIAVAVIVEHGEHGSSAAAPIARAVIQFYLDNLGEDALVDHAEETDAKSANG